In one Sphingobacterium daejeonense genomic region, the following are encoded:
- a CDS encoding multicopper oxidase domain-containing protein: protein MNFVSNVEGDWFFHCHILYHMMAGMNRVFSTDQQEPNPYLPDKAWGYRELQKESNQIHFMFQNDFASNGNDGEMMFHNTRYSLTTEWRLGYHDMHGYEVETHLGRYIGKMQWFMPFIGFDYRYRNMEKHGPEKNIFGQRNSKNERALFSAGFAYMLPMLVRFQAEVYHDGNVRLQLMREDIPITRRLRAGLMVNSDLEYMGDLRYILTKNFGIRTHYDSDMGFGVGLSVNY, encoded by the coding sequence TTGAATTTTGTATCTAATGTAGAAGGAGATTGGTTCTTCCACTGTCATATTCTCTATCACATGATGGCAGGGATGAATAGAGTTTTTAGTACGGATCAGCAAGAACCCAACCCCTATTTACCTGATAAAGCTTGGGGATACCGTGAACTTCAAAAGGAAAGTAATCAAATTCATTTTATGTTCCAGAATGATTTTGCCAGCAATGGAAACGATGGCGAAATGATGTTCCATAATACTCGTTATAGTTTAACCACTGAATGGCGATTAGGTTATCATGATATGCATGGCTACGAAGTTGAAACACACCTTGGTCGTTATATTGGGAAAATGCAATGGTTTATGCCATTTATAGGTTTTGATTATAGATATCGAAACATGGAAAAACATGGTCCGGAAAAGAATATTTTTGGCCAGCGAAACAGTAAAAATGAAAGAGCATTATTCTCTGCTGGATTTGCATATATGCTGCCAATGTTGGTGCGTTTTCAAGCTGAGGTTTACCATGATGGGAATGTTCGTTTGCAATTAATGCGAGAAGATATCCCTATTACAAGACGCTTAAGGGCCGGACTAATGGTCAATTCAGATTTGGAATATATGGGTGATCTGAGGTATATCCTTACCAAAAATTTTGGTATCAGAACACATTATGATTCCGATATGGGATTCGGCGTTGGTTTATCTGTAAATTATTAA
- a CDS encoding pirin family protein: MKTKQIERIIKPGTPHFVGDGFRVHSFIPSAISMQRMDPFLVFDYNSTYNFPASEIPKGVGVHPHRGFETVTLAYKGRVEHGDSSGGGGIISEGDVQWMTAASGILHKEFHETEWSKKGGEFQMVQLWVNLPAQYKMSNPKYQALENKSIPKVNLDEDKGFVEIVAGEYKGIKGAATTFTPVNMYNAKLKAGGRAEFDFPENFNTAMLVLDGTVKINGTEISTDYFVLFENSGEQIAVEANEDSVVLVLSGQPINEPIAAYGPFVMNTEDEIKQAFRDFQTGKFGYLQD; the protein is encoded by the coding sequence ATGAAAACAAAACAAATTGAAAGGATTATAAAACCTGGTACTCCACATTTTGTAGGAGATGGTTTTAGAGTACATAGTTTTATTCCGTCTGCAATATCAATGCAACGAATGGATCCATTCTTAGTATTTGATTACAATTCAACATATAATTTTCCTGCAAGTGAAATTCCTAAAGGTGTTGGTGTCCATCCGCATAGAGGATTTGAAACTGTAACTTTGGCTTATAAGGGCAGAGTAGAACATGGCGACAGTAGTGGTGGCGGAGGTATAATTTCCGAGGGTGATGTGCAATGGATGACTGCAGCCTCTGGTATTTTGCATAAAGAGTTTCATGAAACTGAGTGGAGCAAGAAAGGTGGCGAGTTTCAAATGGTACAGCTTTGGGTCAATTTGCCAGCACAATACAAAATGTCAAATCCAAAATATCAAGCCTTGGAAAATAAATCAATCCCTAAAGTGAATCTTGATGAAGATAAAGGATTTGTAGAAATTGTGGCAGGGGAATATAAAGGAATAAAAGGAGCAGCAACCACTTTTACACCTGTAAATATGTACAATGCAAAATTGAAAGCTGGTGGTAGAGCTGAGTTTGATTTTCCTGAGAATTTTAATACAGCCATGTTGGTGCTTGATGGTACTGTAAAAATAAACGGTACTGAGATTTCTACTGATTATTTTGTACTGTTTGAAAACAGTGGTGAACAAATAGCGGTTGAAGCAAACGAAGATTCTGTAGTTTTAGTATTGAGCGGACAACCGATAAATGAACCCATTGCAGCATATGGTCCATTTGTTATGAACACAGAAGATGAAATAAAACAAGCATTTAGAGATTTTCAAACTGGCAAATTTGGATACCTTCAAGATTAA
- a CDS encoding DUF3347 domain-containing protein: protein MIAPKTSEETILKKIALAGYDNAKFRAPDDVYENLHECCKYDREHQIAKKGPHANSKEHKDMNHGKHEVQKNGLDAVLTNYLSIKDALVATDSKSAADAAKKLASEIKKVDMAGLGETEHQTWMKVKTDLEKSALQISSESNIENQRSSFIGLSDLIYKLAKDSETEIELYYQFCPMANNNKGAYWISKENSVKNPYYGSKMMTCGEVKEKI, encoded by the coding sequence ATGATAGCACCAAAAACTTCCGAAGAAACAATTTTAAAAAAAATTGCATTAGCAGGTTATGACAATGCTAAGTTTCGTGCACCAGATGATGTTTATGAAAATTTACATGAATGCTGTAAATATGACAGAGAACATCAAATAGCAAAGAAGGGACCTCACGCTAATTCCAAGGAACATAAAGATATGAATCATGGGAAACATGAAGTTCAGAAGAATGGATTAGATGCCGTTCTCACCAATTACTTATCTATTAAAGATGCTTTGGTTGCTACGGATTCAAAATCAGCAGCTGATGCTGCAAAGAAGCTAGCTAGTGAGATTAAGAAAGTAGATATGGCAGGGTTAGGCGAAACTGAACATCAAACTTGGATGAAAGTTAAGACGGATCTTGAAAAATCTGCATTACAAATATCCTCTGAATCAAATATTGAAAATCAAAGATCCTCTTTTATTGGATTATCTGACCTGATTTACAAATTAGCAAAAGATTCTGAAACAGAGATTGAATTGTATTATCAATTCTGTCCTATGGCTAACAACAATAAAGGCGCCTATTGGATCAGCAAAGAAAATTCAGTAAAAAACCCTTATTATGGTTCTAAAATGATGACTTGCGGAGAAGTAAAAGAAAAAATCTAA
- a CDS encoding N-formylglutamate amidohydrolase: MAKFTKYFIKENNSPFWAFAIHDGHQIDEQIAPFLNLNETERLREEDPFTSVMAELPINQFIVGSSRFQLDLNRTINDSVYLRPEQAWD, translated from the coding sequence ATGGCAAAATTCACTAAATATTTCATTAAGGAAAACAATAGTCCATTTTGGGCATTTGCAATTCATGACGGGCACCAGATTGATGAACAAATCGCCCCATTCTTGAACTTAAACGAAACTGAAAGATTGCGTGAAGAGGATCCTTTTACCTCTGTAATGGCAGAACTTCCGATAAATCAATTTATTGTTGGTTCATCTAGATTTCAATTAGATCTCAATAGAACAATTAATGATTCAGTTTACTTGAGACCTGAACAAGCTTGGGATTGA
- a CDS encoding multicopper oxidase family protein, whose amino-acid sequence MKKIIKLLLFSLIVFQANLGFSQKVVRYDLYVTDSMVNYAGKERRAIAVNGMIPMPILNFTEGDTAEIHVHNKLKEGTSLHWHGVYLPNKEDGVPFLTQKPIAPNSTFTYRFPIIQDGTHWYHSHSGMQEQIGMYGAMILNKRPDDPKFRKGIDDLPSIPIVLSEWTNLNPDNVHRMLHNANDWFAIKKNAVQSYGEAIKEGHFKTKVTNEWKRMLAMDVSDVYYDRFLMNGTSEQTFPEFKAGDKVRLRVINAGASSYFWLTYAGGKITVVANDGNDVDPVEVDRLIVGVSETYDIVLTIPEDGFSYEFMATPEDRTKNVSMYLGSGTKQLISPLPKLKYFEGMKMMNDMMKMNGDLDDMGMKMSLQKMDMNTVMYPEVEHNMPEKKENHSMHNMENENHQGHNMEHQGHNMENGMDHSQHSSSDIVTLNYAMLKSPTKTNFPENVKVREMKFELTGNMNRYVWSLDNRVLAESDKILIKQGEALRIILYNNSMMRHPMHLHGHDFRVINGQGDYAPLKNVLDIMPMETDTIEFCI is encoded by the coding sequence ATGAAGAAAATCATAAAATTACTTTTATTCAGTCTCATCGTATTTCAAGCGAACTTAGGTTTTTCACAGAAGGTAGTCCGATATGATTTATATGTTACTGACAGCATGGTAAATTATGCTGGAAAGGAAAGAAGGGCAATTGCTGTGAACGGGATGATTCCAATGCCTATCTTAAATTTCACAGAAGGAGATACGGCTGAAATACATGTTCACAATAAATTAAAGGAAGGGACTTCCCTTCATTGGCATGGTGTTTATCTTCCGAACAAGGAAGATGGGGTACCTTTTTTAACTCAGAAACCTATTGCACCAAATAGCACATTTACGTATAGATTTCCCATAATTCAGGACGGGACACATTGGTATCACAGTCATTCTGGAATGCAGGAACAAATTGGGATGTATGGTGCGATGATCCTAAACAAACGGCCCGATGATCCAAAGTTCAGGAAAGGAATTGACGATTTGCCTAGCATCCCTATAGTGCTGAGTGAGTGGACAAACCTAAATCCTGACAATGTCCACAGGATGCTTCACAATGCAAATGATTGGTTTGCTATTAAAAAGAATGCTGTCCAAAGTTATGGAGAAGCAATCAAAGAAGGTCATTTCAAGACCAAGGTCACCAATGAATGGAAAAGAATGCTTGCGATGGACGTCTCTGATGTGTATTATGATCGATTTCTAATGAATGGAACCTCAGAGCAAACATTTCCTGAATTTAAAGCTGGTGATAAAGTCAGATTAAGGGTAATCAATGCAGGTGCATCTTCTTATTTCTGGCTGACGTATGCCGGAGGCAAAATAACAGTTGTCGCCAATGACGGAAATGATGTGGACCCTGTTGAAGTAGATCGGTTAATTGTAGGAGTATCTGAAACTTACGATATCGTATTAACAATTCCTGAAGATGGATTTTCCTATGAATTTATGGCAACCCCAGAAGACAGAACTAAAAATGTATCTATGTATTTAGGTTCAGGAACAAAGCAACTGATCAGTCCGCTTCCAAAATTAAAATATTTTGAAGGCATGAAAATGATGAACGATATGATGAAGATGAATGGTGATCTAGACGACATGGGCATGAAAATGAGTCTTCAAAAAATGGACATGAATACTGTTATGTATCCAGAAGTTGAACATAATATGCCTGAAAAAAAAGAAAATCATTCAATGCATAACATGGAGAATGAGAACCATCAAGGCCATAATATGGAACATCAAGGCCATAATATGGAAAATGGAATGGATCATAGCCAACATAGTTCAAGTGATATTGTAACTTTAAATTATGCCATGCTCAAATCTCCAACCAAAACTAATTTCCCTGAAAATGTCAAGGTGAGGGAAATGAAATTTGAGCTGACGGGTAATATGAACCGATATGTTTGGAGTTTGGATAATAGAGTTCTTGCAGAGAGTGATAAGATTCTAATAAAACAAGGTGAAGCACTTAGGATAATTTTGTATAACAATTCCATGATGCGTCACCCCATGCATTTGCATGGCCATGATTTTAGGGTTATCAATGGACAGGGAGATTACGCGCCATTGAAAAATGTACTTGACATTATGCCAATGGAAACAGATACAATTGAATTTTGTATCTAA